A single window of Oceanidesulfovibrio indonesiensis DNA harbors:
- a CDS encoding HD domain-containing phosphohydrolase — MQSQRILLVDDEPVLLEVCREGLIEKGYAVQTANNGAEALDILEREPFELVISDIRMPRLGGLDLIKEIKHRRLDTSVIVLTGYGTIENAVECLQQGASEYLLKPFDFSRLISKIEKVFEERRLKRYDSEVGGLLHILSLERELSMELDEPGLLKKFLHHVKKTFKPTAMAYFTPRNGGMDPFFTLGSFFKEPGTLRWFEQMAGSVANSAQPRLVDPANGVGSNVTKQLGLVGVSAMAAPLNAFYEKDGVLVVVRDARSENPRTSAFGLSDLQLFTIFAAHAGSAAGYHRSCRRIQRMNVEFITSYVQAVEAKDTYTKGHSERVRDISLQLGQALGLGQAQLDDLGAAALLHDIGKIGIPDEILNKPNALNFHEQKIMRRHPVIARDILAGVKSLHPILPVVYHHHERYDGLGYPDGLSGEAIPYLARILQVADGFEAMTSNRAYQQARDAHEALDILQAGAGKQWDPAIVNAWAQAIENDKSSHVTSKSAAAG; from the coding sequence ATGCAGAGCCAACGCATTCTCCTTGTTGACGATGAACCCGTGTTGCTGGAGGTTTGTCGCGAAGGTCTGATCGAGAAGGGGTATGCGGTACAGACTGCGAACAACGGTGCGGAGGCACTGGATATCCTGGAACGTGAGCCGTTCGAGCTCGTGATTTCGGACATCAGGATGCCGCGACTCGGAGGGCTGGACCTTATCAAGGAAATCAAGCACCGCCGGTTGGATACATCGGTAATCGTGCTCACGGGCTACGGCACTATTGAGAACGCCGTGGAGTGCTTGCAGCAGGGCGCCTCGGAATATTTGCTCAAACCCTTCGACTTTTCCCGCCTCATCAGCAAGATCGAAAAAGTCTTCGAGGAACGCCGGCTCAAACGCTACGATTCTGAAGTAGGCGGCTTGCTGCACATCCTCTCGCTGGAACGCGAACTGAGCATGGAGCTGGATGAGCCCGGTCTGCTGAAAAAGTTTCTGCATCACGTCAAGAAGACCTTCAAGCCCACAGCCATGGCCTATTTTACGCCCCGCAATGGAGGCATGGATCCGTTCTTTACGCTGGGCTCGTTTTTCAAGGAGCCGGGGACGCTGCGGTGGTTCGAGCAAATGGCCGGTTCTGTGGCCAACTCTGCGCAACCGCGGCTCGTCGATCCCGCAAATGGTGTCGGCAGCAATGTCACCAAACAACTCGGCCTGGTCGGTGTCTCGGCCATGGCTGCACCGCTCAATGCGTTTTATGAAAAAGACGGCGTACTGGTGGTGGTGCGCGATGCGCGCAGCGAAAATCCACGGACAAGCGCTTTCGGCCTGAGCGATCTGCAACTTTTCACTATTTTTGCGGCCCATGCCGGGTCGGCAGCCGGCTACCATCGCTCTTGCCGCCGTATTCAGCGAATGAACGTGGAGTTCATCACTTCCTACGTGCAGGCCGTGGAGGCCAAGGACACCTATACCAAGGGCCATTCCGAACGGGTGCGCGATATCAGTCTGCAGCTGGGGCAGGCCTTGGGGTTGGGGCAGGCGCAACTCGACGATCTTGGCGCGGCGGCGTTGCTGCACGACATAGGCAAGATCGGCATTCCCGATGAGATACTGAACAAGCCGAATGCATTGAATTTCCATGAGCAGAAAATCATGCGCCGGCATCCGGTCATCGCTCGCGATATTCTTGCGGGTGTGAAAAGTTTGCACCCCATCCTGCCAGTGGTCTACCACCACCACGAGCGATACGACGGCTTGGGATACCCGGACGGGTTGAGCGGCGAGGCCATCCCGTACCTGGCCCGAATCCTCCAGGTAGCGGACGGATTTGAGGCGATGACCTCCAATCGGGCGTACCAGCAGGCCCGCGATGCGCACGAGGCGCTGGACATTTTGCAGGCAGGCGCAGGCAAGCAGTGGGATCCCGCCATTGTGAACGCATGGGCGCAGGCCATCGAGAACGATAAATCGTCTCACGTCACCAGTAAGTCCGCCGCAGCCGGCTGA
- a CDS encoding N-acyl amino acid synthase FeeM domain-containing protein, whose product MPMAQRFDEDRRRSIRLRRSALTSLKLDGIDCPSIKIAEETDELLQAFRLVQQEYVRMGYVPQGKEFHFGIHNLLPETCVYVFKSYSKVVASLTQIFDSEAFGLPMDALFADELDGLRNQGRNVAELTSFVTSRDLRWRNIMTYLCKAMFVYSKHAKADDLCIMVNPRHVPFYKRIFLFDDFGPERHYERVNAPAVALRIDMHEIDDRLKEKYSGFEFDTDLHKFFCRVHPPSDELVQSCKPGRRRALLDMRAVRRLLADAPGLADSLNHAQAEYIESVYPGFFVVH is encoded by the coding sequence ATGCCCATGGCGCAACGTTTCGATGAAGACCGGCGCAGATCCATCCGACTCCGCCGGTCGGCGCTCACCTCGCTCAAGCTCGACGGCATTGATTGCCCCAGCATCAAAATAGCAGAAGAAACCGACGAATTGTTGCAGGCCTTCCGGCTCGTGCAGCAGGAGTACGTGCGCATGGGGTACGTGCCGCAAGGGAAGGAATTCCACTTCGGCATCCACAATCTTTTGCCCGAAACATGTGTGTACGTGTTCAAATCATACAGCAAGGTAGTGGCCAGCCTGACCCAGATATTCGACTCGGAAGCATTCGGGCTCCCCATGGACGCTTTGTTCGCGGACGAACTGGACGGTCTGCGCAACCAGGGTCGGAACGTTGCCGAACTCACCTCGTTCGTCACGTCGCGGGATCTCCGCTGGCGCAACATCATGACCTATTTGTGCAAGGCGATGTTCGTCTATTCGAAGCACGCCAAAGCGGACGACCTGTGCATCATGGTGAACCCCAGGCACGTGCCGTTCTACAAACGGATATTCCTGTTCGATGATTTCGGGCCCGAGCGGCACTACGAGCGCGTGAACGCGCCGGCCGTGGCGCTGCGCATAGACATGCATGAGATAGATGACAGACTGAAAGAAAAGTATTCGGGATTCGAGTTCGATACGGATCTTCATAAATTTTTCTGCCGGGTGCACCCGCCCTCTGACGAGCTGGTGCAGTCATGCAAACCGGGCAGGAGGCGTGCGCTTCTGGATATGCGGGCCGTGCGAAGGCTCCTGGCCGACGCGCCGGGGCTGGCAGACTCTCTGAATCACGCGCAAGCGGAGTATATCGAAAGTGTTTATCCGGGGTTCTTTGTAGTCCATTGA